The Synchiropus splendidus isolate RoL2022-P1 chromosome 1, RoL_Sspl_1.0, whole genome shotgun sequence genome includes a window with the following:
- the slc31a2 gene encoding probable low affinity copper uptake protein 2 isoform X2 encodes MKFGMAVSVIVVLLLTVFYEILKVWRVWLSTNSMMHRSQTPPPYTRSSSIQTDTNSVLESDAPLAPKEQRSFFPKTRNSWLLHVVQTLLHLLQVVLGYMLMLCVMSYNTWIFLGVVLGSVLGYFLAFPLISHTQ; translated from the exons ATGAAATTCG GGATGGCGGTGTCTGTGATCGTGGTCCTGCTGCTCACGGTCTTCTACGAGATCCTCAAGGTGTGGAGGGTTTGGCTCTCCACTAATTCCATGATGCACAGAAGCCAGACTCCACCCCCCTACACCAGGTCTTCATCCATACAGACCGACACTAACTCGGTGCTGGAGTCTGACGCCCCGCTGGCTCCCAAGGAGCAGCGCTCTTTCTTCCCCAAAACCAGGAACAG CTGGCTGCTGCACGTGGTCCAGACCCTGctccacctgctgcaggtgGTGCTGGGATACATGCTGATGCTGTGCGTCATGTCCTATAACACCTGGATCTTCCTGGGCGTCGTCCTGGGCTCCGTCCTGGGCTACTTCCTGGCTTTTCCGCTCATCAGCCACACCCAGTGA